One Vibrio penaeicida DNA segment encodes these proteins:
- a CDS encoding sarcosine oxidase subunit beta family protein, producing the protein MSKYSGFGLFKHALTYHENWQRVWRNPKPKKAYDVIIVGGGGHGLATAYYLAKNHGVKNIAVVEKGYLGGGNTARNTTIVRSNYLWDEAAKLYEHAMKLWEGLSVDLNYNLMFSQRGVLNLGHTLQDMRDIERRVNANRLNGIDGEVLNRDQVQEMVPILDCSDNARYPVLGASWQPRGGTARHDAVAWGFARAADKLGVDLIQQTEVTDIRVQDGRVVGVETSNGFIGANKVGCVASGNSGVLANMVGLSLPLESHPLQAMVSEPLKPVLDTVVMSNHVHGYMSQSDKGDLVIGAGIDSYLGYGQRGSFSVIEHTISAIKEMFPIVSRVRLNRHWGGIVDTCPDACPIISKTPIKGLYFNCGWGTGGFKATPGSGHVFAHTIAYDDPHPLAKPFAMDRFVSGYLIDEHGAAGVAH; encoded by the coding sequence ATGAGCAAATATTCAGGATTCGGTTTGTTCAAGCATGCTCTTACTTACCATGAAAACTGGCAGCGTGTTTGGCGCAATCCAAAGCCTAAAAAGGCTTACGATGTGATCATCGTAGGCGGTGGTGGTCATGGTTTGGCGACAGCTTATTATCTGGCAAAAAATCACGGAGTAAAAAATATCGCTGTGGTTGAAAAAGGATACTTAGGTGGTGGTAACACAGCACGAAACACCACGATTGTACGTTCAAATTACCTTTGGGATGAAGCGGCAAAGCTGTATGAACATGCTATGAAGCTATGGGAAGGTTTGTCAGTCGATTTGAATTACAACCTAATGTTCAGCCAACGAGGCGTACTGAACTTGGGTCATACCCTTCAAGACATGAGAGATATTGAGAGAAGAGTGAACGCCAATCGCCTAAACGGAATAGACGGCGAGGTGCTTAACCGAGACCAAGTGCAAGAAATGGTGCCCATTCTGGATTGCTCAGACAACGCTCGGTATCCCGTTTTGGGCGCAAGTTGGCAACCGAGAGGCGGTACGGCGCGTCACGATGCCGTTGCATGGGGGTTTGCTCGCGCCGCCGACAAGCTGGGTGTCGATCTTATCCAGCAAACGGAAGTCACCGACATAAGGGTTCAAGATGGTCGTGTCGTTGGCGTGGAAACATCAAACGGATTTATTGGTGCAAACAAGGTTGGTTGCGTGGCATCTGGGAATTCTGGTGTGTTAGCCAATATGGTGGGTTTGTCTCTTCCACTGGAATCTCACCCTCTTCAGGCGATGGTTTCTGAGCCATTGAAACCAGTGCTCGACACCGTTGTGATGTCTAATCATGTCCATGGCTACATGAGCCAATCGGATAAAGGTGATTTGGTCATAGGTGCGGGTATAGACAGCTACTTAGGCTACGGGCAAAGAGGGTCATTTTCGGTAATCGAACACACTATTTCTGCCATTAAGGAAATGTTCCCAATTGTTAGCCGAGTGAGGTTAAACCGTCACTGGGGAGGGATCGTTGATACCTGTCCAGATGCCTGTCCCATTATCAGTAAAACACCGATCAAAGGTTTGTATTTTAACTGCGGTTGGGGAACAGGAGGCTTTAAAGCAACACCAGGGTCGGGGCATGTTTTTGCTCATACAATCGCGTATGACGATCCACATCCATTAGCAAAACCGTTCGCGATGGATCGTTTTGTATCAGGGTATTTGATTGATGAACATGGCGCTGCAGGTGTCGCGCACTAG
- the fdhA gene encoding formaldehyde dehydrogenase, glutathione-independent, translating to MCGNHGNRGVVYMGENSVEVQPIAYPELMMGKRACQHGVILKVITTNICGSDQHMVRGRTTAEAGLVLGHEITGQIIECGRDVEFLEVGDIVSVPFNIACGRCRNCKEGNTGICLNVNPARPGAAYGYVDMGGWVGGQSEYVMVPYADFNLLKFDDREGALEKIKDLTLLSDIFPTGYHGAVTAGVQPGSTVYIAGAGPVGLACAASAHLLGAACVIVGDMIPARLEQARSFGCETIDLREESTVPEMIEQILGVPEVDAAIDCVGFEARSHGCSHHKEQPATVLNTMMDVCRAGGGIGIPGLYVTGDPGAVDEAAKMGQLGVRIGLGWAKSHYFVTGQCPVMKYHRQLGQAILWDKIDIAKAVNVQVISLDEAPDGYSEFDGGVAKKFVIDPHGMVA from the coding sequence ATGTGTGGAAATCATGGAAACCGCGGTGTGGTGTACATGGGGGAGAACAGTGTAGAAGTTCAGCCCATTGCTTACCCAGAACTTATGATGGGTAAACGAGCGTGCCAACACGGCGTTATTTTAAAGGTGATCACAACCAATATATGTGGAAGCGATCAACACATGGTTCGCGGGCGAACAACGGCAGAAGCAGGGCTGGTTCTTGGACACGAAATTACGGGGCAAATTATTGAATGTGGACGAGATGTCGAGTTTCTTGAAGTGGGCGATATTGTCTCTGTTCCCTTTAATATTGCTTGTGGCCGATGCCGAAACTGCAAAGAAGGCAATACCGGTATTTGCTTAAACGTAAATCCTGCACGTCCTGGTGCGGCTTACGGCTATGTCGATATGGGCGGCTGGGTTGGTGGGCAATCGGAATACGTTATGGTGCCTTATGCCGACTTCAACTTACTTAAGTTTGATGACCGTGAAGGTGCGTTAGAGAAAATCAAAGATCTCACACTACTGTCGGATATTTTCCCAACTGGCTATCACGGAGCTGTGACGGCAGGGGTTCAACCGGGTTCAACGGTATACATCGCTGGAGCGGGACCTGTTGGGTTGGCGTGTGCCGCTTCTGCTCATTTACTTGGGGCTGCATGCGTGATTGTCGGGGATATGATTCCAGCGCGATTGGAGCAAGCAAGAAGCTTTGGTTGTGAGACGATTGATCTTCGAGAGGAATCTACCGTTCCAGAAATGATAGAGCAGATCCTAGGTGTGCCAGAAGTGGATGCAGCCATTGACTGCGTTGGCTTTGAAGCGAGAAGCCATGGTTGTTCGCATCACAAAGAGCAACCTGCAACGGTTCTTAACACCATGATGGACGTATGCCGTGCTGGTGGCGGTATCGGTATACCGGGTTTGTACGTGACGGGCGATCCTGGGGCAGTCGATGAAGCTGCAAAGATGGGGCAACTCGGTGTACGTATTGGGCTAGGCTGGGCGAAATCGCATTACTTTGTCACGGGTCAATGCCCCGTCATGAAATATCACAGGCAATTAGGGCAAGCGATTCTATGGGATAAAATCGACATAGCCAAAGCCGTTAATGTTCAAGTTATTTCCTTGGATGAAGCACCCGATGGGTATAGCGAGTTCGATGGCGGTGTCGCGAAGAAGTTTGTTATCGATCCACATGGAATGGTTGCATAG
- a CDS encoding sarcosine oxidase subunit alpha family protein, giving the protein MTQSNRTLSGGLIDRHEPINFTFNGKQLTGYAGDTVASALLANGIDIVGRSFKYGRVRGIFGSGAEEPNAILQVGSSASTTIPNLRATQTELYEGLVCSSVSGWPNIDIDFKAGLGKLAGGMMPPGFYYKTFMYPQSLWPTYEKYIRKAAGLGSTPTAPDVDEYDKMNHHCDVLIVGGGFAGLTAAKKLVGQGLRIILVDEQHQLGGALLSSNTKINGLTSSDWIDETIIELSKDSKCMILSRSTAFGYYDQNFVGVVERRTDHLGENVEGPRQRLHRIRAKKVVLASGAIERPLVYGNNDLPGNMLAGAVATYVRQYGVVPGDALLLMTTNDGAYEIAKAWVEAGKQVVAIVDSRKQVAAHLMDWAIEQGISVFEGSCVIQACGNKRVKSAKVAPINEAGDKVIGNVVEVSCDTIASSGGWSPAVHLSCHTGSKPVWCEDSLGFVPGKTVQDQTCIGGVNGVYSLNAIADQAIAEVQSLLSSLGVKPNQDLGEFPAIEEPIMSDSMELYLCPHERSISRAPKQFVDFQNDVTAAGIVLATREGFESIEHIKRYTAMGFGTDQGKTGNINGMAIAAKAMGKTIAETGTTIFRPMYTPVTFGALAGRDAGHLFDPARFTSMHKWHIEHGALFENVGQWKRPWYYPKGNETMQESLNRECLATRNSVGILDASTLGKIDIQGADAREFLNRIYTNPWSQLAPGKCRYGVMCKEDGMIFDDGVTSCINDNHFIMTTTSGGAAAVLQWLELWQQTEWPELNVYFTSVTDHWSTMTISGPNSRKLLEKIAPDWDVSNESFPYMTWQSGEVAGVKARIFRISFTGELSFEINVQANYGSYVWETIMEAGREFDITPYGTETMHILRAEKGFIIAGQDTDGSVTPQDMDMNWIVGKKKAFSYIGKRSWEREDTSRTDRKQFVGLRCKDSQAVIPEGAQAVLDPKEPVPMTMIGHVTSSYYSACLGHSIALGMIKNGLAMLGESVYFPLADGRVLEAEITSSVFYDPKGERQNVE; this is encoded by the coding sequence ATGACACAGTCCAATCGCACACTATCTGGCGGATTGATAGACAGACACGAACCAATTAATTTTACCTTCAACGGCAAGCAGCTTACTGGCTACGCGGGGGATACCGTCGCATCAGCCTTGTTGGCAAATGGCATCGATATCGTCGGGCGAAGCTTCAAATACGGTCGTGTTCGCGGCATTTTTGGCAGTGGTGCAGAAGAGCCGAATGCCATCTTACAAGTTGGCAGTTCAGCCAGTACGACCATTCCAAACTTAAGAGCAACGCAAACAGAGCTTTATGAAGGCTTAGTGTGCAGCAGTGTGTCAGGTTGGCCAAATATCGATATCGATTTTAAAGCTGGGCTAGGAAAGTTAGCCGGTGGAATGATGCCCCCAGGTTTTTACTACAAAACCTTTATGTATCCTCAATCACTGTGGCCAACGTATGAAAAATACATCCGTAAAGCCGCGGGTTTAGGCAGTACACCAACAGCACCAGATGTCGACGAATACGACAAGATGAACCACCATTGCGATGTCTTGATTGTAGGTGGCGGTTTTGCGGGTTTGACCGCAGCCAAAAAACTGGTCGGGCAAGGGCTCAGAATCATCTTGGTAGACGAACAACACCAACTCGGTGGCGCACTCTTGTCTTCCAACACCAAAATCAACGGGCTCACGTCGTCTGACTGGATTGATGAGACGATAATCGAACTCAGTAAAGACAGTAAGTGCATGATCCTAAGCCGCAGCACGGCATTTGGTTACTACGACCAAAATTTTGTCGGGGTAGTGGAAAGACGCACCGATCATCTTGGTGAAAATGTTGAAGGTCCACGTCAGCGACTTCATCGTATTCGTGCAAAAAAGGTCGTTTTGGCTTCCGGTGCGATTGAGCGCCCGTTAGTGTATGGCAACAATGACCTGCCGGGTAACATGCTTGCCGGTGCCGTAGCAACCTATGTGCGCCAGTATGGGGTCGTACCGGGTGATGCACTTTTGCTAATGACAACCAATGACGGTGCATACGAAATAGCAAAAGCGTGGGTAGAAGCCGGTAAGCAGGTCGTTGCCATTGTTGATTCACGAAAACAAGTCGCTGCACATCTCATGGATTGGGCGATTGAGCAGGGCATTTCTGTTTTTGAAGGCTCGTGTGTGATTCAAGCATGCGGAAACAAACGAGTAAAAAGTGCCAAAGTCGCGCCGATTAACGAAGCGGGCGATAAGGTGATAGGTAACGTGGTTGAAGTGAGCTGCGATACCATTGCCAGTTCGGGGGGATGGAGCCCAGCAGTTCATTTGTCTTGTCACACAGGCTCCAAACCCGTTTGGTGTGAAGACAGTTTGGGTTTTGTTCCGGGTAAAACGGTACAAGACCAAACCTGTATTGGCGGTGTTAATGGGGTATACAGCCTAAACGCCATTGCCGATCAAGCGATTGCCGAAGTCCAAAGCCTTCTTAGCTCTCTTGGCGTTAAACCAAATCAAGATTTAGGAGAGTTTCCAGCAATAGAAGAGCCCATTATGAGCGATTCAATGGAACTCTACTTATGTCCTCATGAGCGCTCTATTAGCCGTGCACCAAAGCAGTTTGTCGATTTCCAAAACGACGTGACGGCGGCAGGGATTGTGCTGGCAACCCGAGAAGGTTTTGAGAGCATAGAGCACATCAAGCGTTATACCGCTATGGGTTTTGGAACTGACCAAGGTAAAACTGGCAACATCAATGGTATGGCAATTGCCGCGAAGGCGATGGGAAAAACCATCGCAGAAACAGGCACCACTATTTTCCGACCCATGTACACACCTGTCACTTTCGGTGCGTTAGCGGGGCGGGATGCGGGGCATTTGTTTGATCCTGCTCGCTTTACTTCCATGCATAAATGGCACATTGAGCATGGTGCGCTCTTTGAAAATGTTGGCCAATGGAAGCGCCCTTGGTATTACCCAAAAGGTAATGAAACCATGCAGGAATCCCTGAACCGAGAATGCTTAGCTACGCGAAACAGTGTTGGGATCTTGGATGCCTCAACGCTGGGTAAAATCGACATTCAGGGTGCCGATGCGCGTGAGTTTCTCAATCGAATTTACACCAACCCTTGGAGCCAACTTGCGCCCGGAAAGTGCCGATATGGCGTGATGTGCAAAGAAGATGGGATGATTTTCGACGACGGTGTGACCTCTTGCATCAACGATAATCACTTCATTATGACTACTACCTCGGGGGGCGCTGCGGCGGTTTTGCAATGGTTAGAGTTGTGGCAACAAACCGAATGGCCAGAACTCAATGTGTATTTCACCAGCGTTACAGATCACTGGTCGACGATGACGATATCTGGTCCAAATAGTCGCAAACTGCTCGAAAAAATAGCGCCAGATTGGGATGTCTCGAACGAATCTTTCCCATACATGACGTGGCAGAGTGGCGAAGTTGCCGGCGTGAAAGCGCGTATTTTCCGAATCAGTTTTACTGGGGAGCTCTCTTTCGAAATTAACGTGCAAGCCAATTACGGATCTTACGTTTGGGAAACGATTATGGAAGCAGGGAGAGAGTTCGATATCACTCCGTACGGAACCGAAACCATGCACATTCTACGTGCGGAAAAAGGCTTTATCATCGCTGGACAAGATACGGACGGCTCGGTTACACCTCAGGATATGGACATGAATTGGATTGTCGGTAAGAAAAAGGCATTCAGTTACATTGGCAAGCGTTCATGGGAGCGGGAAGATACATCTCGTACCGATAGGAAGCAATTTGTTGGTCTTCGTTGTAAAGATAGCCAAGCCGTTATACCTGAGGGGGCACAAGCGGTACTTGACCCTAAAGAACCGGTTCCGATGACGATGATCGGTCACGTGACCTCAAGTTACTACAGCGCATGTTTAGGGCACTCCATTGCTCTGGGGATGATCAAAAATGGGTTAGCCATGTTAGGCGAGTCGGTTTATTTTCCGTTAGCCGATGGCAGGGTTTTAGAGGCTGAGATCACCAGTTCTGTATTTTATGATCCAAAGGGAGAGCGCCAAAATGTCGAATAA
- the purU gene encoding formyltetrahydrofolate deformylase, which yields MTQHYILTASCPSRQGTVDVVTRFLYEWNAYISELSSFDDEVSGRFFIRVDFRMMEGASFDSEQFTKELNVRGSKFDLEWEVSNANHKTKVVIMVSKYDHCLNDLLYRYRTGNLNVEVGAIVSNHPDLKPLAEWHGIPYYHFPISKETKLEQEAKVEQIMEEYGCELLILARYMQVLSNGFCKRLEGKAINIHHSILPGFKGARPYHQAYEKGVKLLGATAHYVSDELDEGPIITQGMEVVNHSFYPEDLAKKGMDVESLTLAKAVQLHIQKRVFLYRNKTIVFEQ from the coding sequence ATGACACAGCACTATATTCTTACCGCTAGCTGCCCAAGCCGACAGGGAACGGTTGATGTTGTCACTCGCTTCTTGTACGAGTGGAATGCTTACATCAGCGAATTGAGCTCATTTGACGATGAGGTATCAGGGCGGTTTTTCATCCGTGTGGATTTTCGAATGATGGAAGGCGCGAGCTTCGATTCAGAACAATTCACAAAAGAACTCAATGTTAGAGGGAGCAAGTTCGATTTAGAGTGGGAAGTCTCTAACGCCAACCATAAAACCAAAGTGGTGATTATGGTGTCCAAGTACGACCATTGTTTGAACGACTTGCTCTATCGCTACCGCACCGGAAACCTAAATGTAGAAGTGGGTGCTATTGTCTCCAACCATCCCGATTTGAAACCGCTTGCTGAGTGGCATGGTATCCCGTATTACCACTTCCCAATTTCGAAAGAAACCAAATTGGAGCAAGAAGCAAAAGTGGAACAAATCATGGAGGAATATGGATGCGAGCTATTGATCTTGGCGCGTTACATGCAAGTTCTATCGAACGGGTTTTGTAAGCGTTTGGAAGGTAAAGCCATCAATATTCATCATTCTATTCTGCCAGGCTTTAAAGGCGCGAGACCCTATCATCAGGCCTATGAAAAAGGGGTAAAACTGTTAGGCGCGACGGCTCACTATGTGAGTGATGAACTGGATGAAGGTCCGATCATTACTCAAGGCATGGAAGTGGTGAATCACAGCTTTTACCCAGAGGATTTAGCCAAGAAAGGGATGGACGTTGAATCACTGACGCTCGCCAAAGCAGTTCAACTGCATATTCAAAAGCGCGTGTTCCTTTACCGCAATAAAACCATCGTATTCGAGCAATAG
- a CDS encoding sarcosine oxidase subunit gamma has translation MSNNEMKFAPRMNSPLQHVALSAEANLNEGNGVEIRELAALTHIIVRGNGYDPEFVLGIQNAVGLTLPRTACQSKTDGETSIYWMSPDEWLIVSKEKSYIVLKADLRNELNGHFSVVDVSGAQTVIRLSGKHTLDVIKKSCPYDTDLESFPVGKVVGTVFAKSSVHMIRRDEHQVDLIVRRSFADYLCLWLQDASKEYGFSLNVGV, from the coding sequence ATGTCGAATAATGAAATGAAATTTGCCCCTAGAATGAATTCTCCGTTGCAACACGTCGCGCTTTCAGCAGAGGCGAATTTGAATGAAGGGAATGGCGTCGAAATTCGGGAGTTGGCAGCACTGACTCATATCATTGTTCGTGGAAACGGCTATGATCCTGAATTTGTATTAGGTATTCAAAATGCGGTTGGATTGACATTACCTCGCACTGCTTGCCAATCAAAAACAGATGGTGAGACCAGCATTTATTGGATGTCACCCGATGAATGGCTTATTGTCTCTAAGGAGAAATCATACATCGTTTTAAAGGCAGATCTGAGAAACGAATTGAACGGGCACTTTTCTGTGGTTGATGTGAGTGGCGCACAAACGGTGATACGCCTGAGTGGGAAGCACACTCTGGATGTTATTAAAAAGTCGTGCCCTTACGACACCGATTTAGAATCGTTTCCTGTTGGCAAAGTCGTCGGCACCGTGTTTGCGAAAAGCTCCGTGCACATGATTCGACGCGACGAGCATCAAGTAGATTTAATCGTACGTAGAAGCTTTGCAGACTATCTGTGTTTATGGTTGCAAGATGCCTCTAAAGAATATGGTTTTTCTTTAAACGTCGGTGTTTAG
- a CDS encoding sarcosine oxidase subunit delta, which yields MLHLYCPYCQEHREEEEFSYAGEAHIERPLDPASLSDKEWGEYLFHRKNPKGLHHEMWFHATGCRKFFNVTRDTVSYEIVEVYEMGQSPKQSTSEVQE from the coding sequence ATGTTGCACTTGTATTGTCCTTACTGTCAGGAACATCGTGAAGAAGAAGAGTTTTCTTATGCTGGAGAGGCGCACATCGAGCGCCCACTCGACCCTGCGTCGCTAAGTGATAAAGAATGGGGGGAATACTTATTCCACCGTAAAAATCCGAAAGGGTTGCATCATGAAATGTGGTTCCATGCCACAGGGTGTAGAAAGTTTTTCAACGTAACGCGAGACACGGTCTCATACGAGATTGTTGAAGTCTACGAAATGGGGCAGTCGCCTAAGCAATCTACGTCGGAGGTACAGGAATGA